From a single Salmo salar chromosome ssa22, Ssal_v3.1, whole genome shotgun sequence genomic region:
- the LOC106582905 gene encoding nuclear receptor coactivator 3 isoform X1, protein MSEVADNSLEPMCSERKRKISTCDTPGMGCDKRRREQESNYMEELAELISANLGNMDNFNVKPDKCAILKETVRQIRQIKGQGKSSCSDDDVQKADVSSTGQGVIDKDHLGPLLLQALDGFLFVVNREGSIVFVSDNVTQYLQYKQEELINTSVYNILHEDDREELHKNLPKTNAPNGGSWGGEAPRQKSHTFNCRMLVKYGHGQSHQNHGPSEEGPNRQRYETMQCFALTQPRTIMEEGEDLQSCMICVARLVTAVERTERFSTRHELSGKLIEIEQQSSLHTTMRPGWEDLVRRCMQMFLHRSEGHPWSYKHHYHEAFLHGRAETPSYRFSLSDGTPVTAQTRSELCRSRASNEPPTFLSTHLLQREQNGYQTNQGGVMRPQGMGVTNPNAQMNMAPGGGSCGMNRGYGMGAEQGHMVQRGGPSYTGGNGMNSMNQMNRSLHQINSQTNSIGQPMNNMSQMNSMNQMNSMRPMNSRMNSLNQMNSMSRINQMNQMNQRNQMNHPGMQQAPFHGAGYSMGGMTSPPQSSPGINAPQQNSGSPRVRRSPKIGASPFSPGGMHSSMSSGHPGGPGGAGGSTSFSSSSLSALQAISEGVGTSLPSPLNSPPTHKPDSCPSVNSTQQGQCHGGPCKPGSSDSKSPGNTLASGGEQQHTPTTEVTPDSQANSEGPAGGEANRQSHDNKGGHKKLLQLLTSPTEELVSPNHQAGPGNTLMGFESKEGLGGLTSPSTGVSSTAAVGQQSLGAAAAAAHFANQSLQEKHKILHKLLQNGNTPDEVARITAEATGKVTDGGGPEAGPGEGPGARGAEVKQELHSPKEKTHALLHYLLKKDDSKGARGDVQPKGRGAQGASSGVTTSEPNPVVEQVKAEPPDELETLETILGGRRNSSSGFNPEPDSGAGKEGGNGPNSFHDVERGAMLPARRGPLQRALSVDAKPLVGGGCLAGRRNVPCPTLIKQENVDSHIRPGMTNGFPGPGGMGVCPLRGGAGTSMNRGMGMPQRPPMAGQGDWGMPRSSGSPMGVPGHPSVGRPGMDFNSKGMMRGPMVIRSNSLPGNTRSMLQQQLIEMGSSEVNMGMSPFSGQGPPPLSPSWPDSAMGMDGPPATTNRRQFGNPLDELLVPPSTSQGQSDELALLDQLDSLLNNTDVIALEEIDRALGIPDLVGQSPGPEQQPGPSPGPDTSMGMEQKPMYGQGYPGPPSMGMQSAYVANPMQGQSPSGFNPMNQMGAQAGPGGFPGMGGMSHPRANMRPRMMSATKPLRLQLQQRLQGQQFMNQTRQAMGIKMENAPTGNPAPRPGMEPGMGGQPGFLNAQMMAQRSREMMTIQMRRQRMMMLMQQQQQQQQAAAGGFSPPPNVTAPAGMDNPMAGPPMNQPGQQQFTYGGNYGINQQGDPSFVGAGSNMMPGRMGGPQNPVMQQHPQGSPMYQSADMKGWPQGGMARNNSYPQQQFTQQGNPGQFGGSMMMNGSMGGPGPVSGAGRAQMGQMQGQMPGQMQGQMQMGTNSMGMGRMPMGPEQKYC, encoded by the exons ATGTGACAAGCGCAGGAGGGAGCAGGAGAGTAACTACATGGAGGAACTGGCCGAGCTGATCTCTGCCAACCTCGGCAACATGGACAACTTCAACGTGAAGCCAGACAAATGTGCCATCCTCAAGGAAACCGTCCGGCAGATCAGGCAAATCAAAGGGCAAG GGAAAAGCTCGTGCAGCGATGACGATGTCCAGAAGGCAGATGTGTCATCCACCGGTCAAGGGGTCATTGACAAGGACCATCTGGGACCGCTGCTGCTACAG GCCCTGGATGGCTTCCTGTTTGTGGTGAACCGAGAGGGCAGCATCGTGTTTGTGTCTGACAACGTGACACAGTACCTGCAGTACAAACAGGAGGAGCTCATCAACACCTCTGTCTACAACATCCTCCATGAGGACGACAGGGAGGAGCTGCACAAGAACCTGCCCAAGACCAACg CACCCAACGGCGGGTCATGGGGAGGAGAGGCACCGCGGCAGAAGAGCCACACCTTTAACTGTCGTATGCTGGTGAAGTACGGTCACGGGCAGAGCCATCAGAACCATGGTCCGTCTGAGGAGGGGCCCAACAGGCAGCGCTACGAGACCATGCAGTGCTTCGCCCTGACTCAACCCCGCACCATAATGGAGGAGGGAGAAG acctgcagtcgtgtatgatctgtgtggcCAGGCTCGTCACTGCAGTGGAGAGGACCGAGAGGTTCAGCACCCGCCATGAGCTCTCAG GTAAACTGATAGAGATCGAACAGCAGAGTTCTCTCCACACCACCATGCGGCCAGGGTGGGAGGACCTGGTGAGGCGCTGCATGCAGATGTTCCTCCATCGCAGCGAGGGCCATCCCTGGTCCTACAAACACCACTACCATGAGG ctTTCCTGCATGGCCGTGCCGAGACGCCGTCTTACCGGTTCTCTCTCTCCGACGGCACCCCGGTCACTGCGCAGACCAGGAGCGAGCTCTGTCGTAGCCGCGCCTCCAATGAGCCACCCACCTTCCTGTCTACCCATCTGCTACAGAG ggagCAGAATGGTTACCAAACCAACCAGGGGGGAGTGATGAGGCCCCAGGGCATGGGTGTCACCAACCCCAACGCTCAGATGAACATGGCCCCTGGAGGGGGCAGTTGTGGCATGAACAGGGGCTACGGCATGGGGGCAGAGCAGGGGCACATGGTACAGAGAGGCGGCCCCTCGTACACAGGGGGAAATGGGATGAACTCCATGAATCAGATGAACCGCTCGTTGCATCAAATTAACTCTCAGACGAATTCAATAGGTCAACCGATGAACAACATGAGTCAGATGAATTCCATGAATCAAATGAACTCCATGCGTCCAATGAACTCTCGGATGAATTCCCTGAACCAGATGAATTCTATGAGTCGGATTAACCAGATGAATCAAATGAACCAGAGGAATCAGATGAACCACCCTGGAATGCAGCAGGCCCCATTCCATGGAGCGGGATACAGCATGGGGGGCATGACCAGCCCCCCCCAGAGCAGTCCAGGGATAAATGCCCCCCAGCAGAACAGTGGCTCCCCTAGAGTAAGGAGGAGCCCCAAAATCGGTGCTAGCCCCTTCTCCCCAGGAGGTATGCATTCTTCCATGAGCTCGGGTCACCCAGGTGGTCCTGGAGGCGCAGGAGGTAGCACCAGTTTCTCCAGCAGCTCCCTGAGTGCCCTCCAGGCCATCAGTGAGGGGGTGGGCACCTCTCTACCCTCGCCCCTCAactctccccccacacacaaGCCTGACAGTTGCCCCAGCGTCAACTCCACCCAGCAGGGGCAGTGCCACGGTGGGCCCTGTAAACCAGGCAGTTCAGACTCTAAGAGCCCGGGCAACACTCTGGCCAGTGGAGGAGAGCAGCAGCACACCCCCACCACAGAGGTGACCCCAGACAGCCAGGCCAACAGTGAGGGCCCAGCCGGGGGAGAAGCCAACcgacagagccatgacaacaaaGGGGGCCACAAGAAGCTCCTGCAGCTCCTCACCTCCCCTACGGAGGAGCTAGTGTCCCCTAACCACCAGGCTGGCCCTGGAAACACTCTCATGGGCTTTGAGTCCAAGGAGGGATTGGGGGGTTTGACCAGCCCCTCCACAGGCGTATCCTCCACGGCTGCAGTGGGACAGCAGAGCCTAGGAGCAGCTGCTGCAGCAGCACACTTTGCCAACCAGTCCCTGCAGGAGAAGCACAAGATTCTCCACAAGCTGCTGCAGAATGGGAACACCCCAGACGAGGTGGCCCGCATCACAGCCGAGGCCACGGGGAAGGTCACAGATGGTGGGGGTCCAGAGGCTGGGCCAGGAGAGGGACCAGGGGCGAGGGGGGCTGAGGTGAAGCAAGAACTTCACAGCCCCAAGGAGAAGACCCAtgccctcctccactatctcctcAAAAAAGACGACTCCAAAGGGGCAAGGGGTGATGTCCAACCAAAGGGCAGAGGAGCCCAGGGAGCATCCTCAGGGGTCACGACGTCTGAACCCAACCCTGTTGTGGAGCAGGTCAAGGCTGAACCCCCTGATGAG TTGGAAACCCTGGAAACAATTCTCGGAGGCCGCAGGAATTCCAGCTCCGGGTTTAATCCCGAACCGGACTCCGGAGCAGGAAAAGAAGGGGGAAATGGCCCAAACAGTTTCCATG ATGTGGAGAGAGGAGCCATGCTGCCTGCCCGGCGGGGGCCCCTCCAGAGGGCTCTCTCAGTGGACGCTAAACCCCTGGTTGGTGGTGGATGCCTGGCGGGGAGGAGGAACGTTCCCTGCCCCACGCTCATCAAACAGGAGAACGTGGACTCCCACATCCGGCCAGGCATGACCAACGGCTTCCCTGGACCAGGAGGCATGGGTGTGTGTCCACTACGGGGCGGTGCCGGCACAA GTATGAACAGGGGTATGGGGATGCCACAGCGGCCTCCCATGGCAGGGCAAGGTGACTGGGGGATGCCCAGGTCCAGTGGAAGTCCTATGGGTGTTCCAGGACACCCCTCAGTGGGCCGGCCAGGGATGGACTTCAACTCCAAGGGCATGATGAGAGGCCCAATGGTCATCAGGTCCAACAGTTTACCTGGCAACACCAGGTCTATGCTGCAGCAGCAACTCATAGAAATGG GTTCCAGTGAGGTGAATATGGGGATGAGTCCCTTCAGTGGGCAGGGTCCTccacctctgtccccctcctggCCTGACAGTGCAATGGGAATGGACGGACCACCAGCTACCACCAATAG GCGTCAGTTTGGGAACCCCCTGGATGAGCTCCTGGTGCCGCCCTCCACCAGCCAGGGGCAGAGTGATGAGCTGGCACTGCTGGACCAGCTGGACTCTCTGCTCAACAACACTGATGTTATCGCCCTGGAGGAGATCGACCGGGCCCTGGGCATCCCCGACCTCGTAGGACAG agtCCTGGTCCAGAGCAGCAGCCAGGTCCTAGCCCAGGACCAGACACCTCCATGGGGATGGAGCAGAAGCCCATGTATGGCCAGGGGTACCCAGGACCCCCCTCCATGGGCATGCAGTCAGCCTATGTGGCCAACCCCATGCAGGGCCAGTCCCCTTCTGGTTTCAACCCCATGAACCAGATGGGGGCTCAGGCAGGCCCAGGGGGCTTCCCTGGTATGGGGGGCATGAGTCACCCCCGCGCCAACATGAGACCCCGCATGATGAGCGCCACCAAGCCCCTCCGACTGCAGCTGCAGCAGAGACTACAGGGCCAGCAG TTCATGAACCAGACCCGTCAGGCCATGGGCATCAAGATGGAGAATGCCCCTACAGGAAACCCTGCGCCGCGGCCTGGGATGGAGCCCGGCATGGGCGGTCAG CCTGGCTTCTTGAATGCTCAGATGATGGCTCAGCGCAGCAGAGAGATGATGACCATACAGATGAGGAGACAGCGGATGATGATGCTaatgcagcagcaacaacagcagcaacaggcTGCAGCAGGAGGCTTCAGCCCGCCACCTAACGTAACGGCCCCTGCAGGCATGGACAACCCCATGGCAGGACCACCCATGAACCAGCCAGGACAGCAGCAGTTCACCTACGGTGGAAACTATG GAATTAACCAGCAGGGAGACCCCTCGTTTGTAGGCGCAGGCAGCAACATGATGCCAGGTCGCATGGGAGGGCCTCAGAATCCTGTGATGCAACAACACCCCCAAGGCAGCCCCATGTACCAGTCAGCAGACATGAAAGGCTGGCCACAGGGTGGCATGGCACGGAACAA CTCATACCCCCAGCAGCAGTTCACCCAGCAGGGGAACCCAGGCCAGTTTGGGGGGAGCATGATGATGAATGGCTCCATGGGCGGGCCAGGCCCAGTCAGTGGTGCTGGTAGAGCACAGATGGGCCAGATGCAGGGCCAAATGCCTGGGCAAATGCAGGGGCAAATGCAGATGGGCACGAACTCCATGGGAATGGGCCGAATGCCAATGGGACCTGAACAG aaatattgcTGA
- the LOC106582905 gene encoding nuclear receptor coactivator 3 isoform X2 produces the protein MSEVADNSLEPMCSERKRKISTCDTPGMGCDKRRREQESNYMEELAELISANLGNMDNFNVKPDKCAILKETVRQIRQIKGQGKSSCSDDDVQKADVSSTGQGVIDKDHLGPLLLQALDGFLFVVNREGSIVFVSDNVTQYLQYKQEELINTSVYNILHEDDREELHKNLPKTNAPNGGSWGGEAPRQKSHTFNCRMLVKYGHGQSHQNHGPSEEGPNRQRYETMQCFALTQPRTIMEEGEDLQSCMICVARLVTAVERTERFSTRHELSGKLIEIEQQSSLHTTMRPGWEDLVRRCMQMFLHRSEGHPWSYKHHYHEAFLHGRAETPSYRFSLSDGTPVTAQTRSELCRSRASNEPPTFLSTHLLQREQNGYQTNQGGVMRPQGMGVTNPNAQMNMAPGGGSCGMNRGYGMGAEQGHMVQRGGPSYTGGNGMNSMNQMNRSLHQINSQTNSIGQPMNNMSQMNSMNQMNSMRPMNSRMNSLNQMNSMSRINQMNQMNQRNQMNHPGMQQAPFHGAGYSMGGMTSPPQSSPGINAPQQNSGSPRVRRSPKIGASPFSPGGMHSSMSSGHPGGPGGAGGSTSFSSSSLSALQAISEGVGTSLPSPLNSPPTHKPDSCPSVNSTQQGQCHGGPCKPGSSDSKSPGNTLASGGEQQHTPTTEVTPDSQANSEGPAGGEANRQSHDNKGGHKKLLQLLTSPTEELVSPNHQAGPGNTLMGFESKEGLGGLTSPSTGVSSTAAVGQQSLGAAAAAAHFANQSLQEKHKILHKLLQNGNTPDEVARITAEATGKVTDGGGPEAGPGEGPGARGAEVKQELHSPKEKTHALLHYLLKKDDSKGARGDVQPKGRGAQGASSGVTTSEPNPVVEQVKAEPPDELETLETILGGRRNSSSGFNPEPDSGAGKEGGNGPNSFHDVERGAMLPARRGPLQRALSVDAKPLVGGGCLAGRRNVPCPTLIKQENVDSHIRPGMTNGFPGPGGMGVCPLRGGAGTSMNRGMGMPQRPPMAGQGDWGMPRSSGSPMGVPGHPSVGRPGMDFNSKGMMRGPMVIRSNSLPGNTRSMLQQQLIEMGSSEVNMGMSPFSGQGPPPLSPSWPDSAMGMDGPPATTNRRQFGNPLDELLVPPSTSQGQSDELALLDQLDSLLNNTDVIALEEIDRALGIPDLVGQSPGPEQQPGPSPGPDTSMGMEQKPMYGQGYPGPPSMGMQSAYVANPMQGQSPSGFNPMNQMGAQAGPGGFPGMGGMSHPRANMRPRMMSATKPLRLQLQQRLQGQQFMNQTRQAMGIKMENAPTGNPAPRPGMEPGMGGQMMAQRSREMMTIQMRRQRMMMLMQQQQQQQQAAAGGFSPPPNVTAPAGMDNPMAGPPMNQPGQQQFTYGGNYGINQQGDPSFVGAGSNMMPGRMGGPQNPVMQQHPQGSPMYQSADMKGWPQGGMARNNSYPQQQFTQQGNPGQFGGSMMMNGSMGGPGPVSGAGRAQMGQMQGQMPGQMQGQMQMGTNSMGMGRMPMGPEQKYC, from the exons ATGTGACAAGCGCAGGAGGGAGCAGGAGAGTAACTACATGGAGGAACTGGCCGAGCTGATCTCTGCCAACCTCGGCAACATGGACAACTTCAACGTGAAGCCAGACAAATGTGCCATCCTCAAGGAAACCGTCCGGCAGATCAGGCAAATCAAAGGGCAAG GGAAAAGCTCGTGCAGCGATGACGATGTCCAGAAGGCAGATGTGTCATCCACCGGTCAAGGGGTCATTGACAAGGACCATCTGGGACCGCTGCTGCTACAG GCCCTGGATGGCTTCCTGTTTGTGGTGAACCGAGAGGGCAGCATCGTGTTTGTGTCTGACAACGTGACACAGTACCTGCAGTACAAACAGGAGGAGCTCATCAACACCTCTGTCTACAACATCCTCCATGAGGACGACAGGGAGGAGCTGCACAAGAACCTGCCCAAGACCAACg CACCCAACGGCGGGTCATGGGGAGGAGAGGCACCGCGGCAGAAGAGCCACACCTTTAACTGTCGTATGCTGGTGAAGTACGGTCACGGGCAGAGCCATCAGAACCATGGTCCGTCTGAGGAGGGGCCCAACAGGCAGCGCTACGAGACCATGCAGTGCTTCGCCCTGACTCAACCCCGCACCATAATGGAGGAGGGAGAAG acctgcagtcgtgtatgatctgtgtggcCAGGCTCGTCACTGCAGTGGAGAGGACCGAGAGGTTCAGCACCCGCCATGAGCTCTCAG GTAAACTGATAGAGATCGAACAGCAGAGTTCTCTCCACACCACCATGCGGCCAGGGTGGGAGGACCTGGTGAGGCGCTGCATGCAGATGTTCCTCCATCGCAGCGAGGGCCATCCCTGGTCCTACAAACACCACTACCATGAGG ctTTCCTGCATGGCCGTGCCGAGACGCCGTCTTACCGGTTCTCTCTCTCCGACGGCACCCCGGTCACTGCGCAGACCAGGAGCGAGCTCTGTCGTAGCCGCGCCTCCAATGAGCCACCCACCTTCCTGTCTACCCATCTGCTACAGAG ggagCAGAATGGTTACCAAACCAACCAGGGGGGAGTGATGAGGCCCCAGGGCATGGGTGTCACCAACCCCAACGCTCAGATGAACATGGCCCCTGGAGGGGGCAGTTGTGGCATGAACAGGGGCTACGGCATGGGGGCAGAGCAGGGGCACATGGTACAGAGAGGCGGCCCCTCGTACACAGGGGGAAATGGGATGAACTCCATGAATCAGATGAACCGCTCGTTGCATCAAATTAACTCTCAGACGAATTCAATAGGTCAACCGATGAACAACATGAGTCAGATGAATTCCATGAATCAAATGAACTCCATGCGTCCAATGAACTCTCGGATGAATTCCCTGAACCAGATGAATTCTATGAGTCGGATTAACCAGATGAATCAAATGAACCAGAGGAATCAGATGAACCACCCTGGAATGCAGCAGGCCCCATTCCATGGAGCGGGATACAGCATGGGGGGCATGACCAGCCCCCCCCAGAGCAGTCCAGGGATAAATGCCCCCCAGCAGAACAGTGGCTCCCCTAGAGTAAGGAGGAGCCCCAAAATCGGTGCTAGCCCCTTCTCCCCAGGAGGTATGCATTCTTCCATGAGCTCGGGTCACCCAGGTGGTCCTGGAGGCGCAGGAGGTAGCACCAGTTTCTCCAGCAGCTCCCTGAGTGCCCTCCAGGCCATCAGTGAGGGGGTGGGCACCTCTCTACCCTCGCCCCTCAactctccccccacacacaaGCCTGACAGTTGCCCCAGCGTCAACTCCACCCAGCAGGGGCAGTGCCACGGTGGGCCCTGTAAACCAGGCAGTTCAGACTCTAAGAGCCCGGGCAACACTCTGGCCAGTGGAGGAGAGCAGCAGCACACCCCCACCACAGAGGTGACCCCAGACAGCCAGGCCAACAGTGAGGGCCCAGCCGGGGGAGAAGCCAACcgacagagccatgacaacaaaGGGGGCCACAAGAAGCTCCTGCAGCTCCTCACCTCCCCTACGGAGGAGCTAGTGTCCCCTAACCACCAGGCTGGCCCTGGAAACACTCTCATGGGCTTTGAGTCCAAGGAGGGATTGGGGGGTTTGACCAGCCCCTCCACAGGCGTATCCTCCACGGCTGCAGTGGGACAGCAGAGCCTAGGAGCAGCTGCTGCAGCAGCACACTTTGCCAACCAGTCCCTGCAGGAGAAGCACAAGATTCTCCACAAGCTGCTGCAGAATGGGAACACCCCAGACGAGGTGGCCCGCATCACAGCCGAGGCCACGGGGAAGGTCACAGATGGTGGGGGTCCAGAGGCTGGGCCAGGAGAGGGACCAGGGGCGAGGGGGGCTGAGGTGAAGCAAGAACTTCACAGCCCCAAGGAGAAGACCCAtgccctcctccactatctcctcAAAAAAGACGACTCCAAAGGGGCAAGGGGTGATGTCCAACCAAAGGGCAGAGGAGCCCAGGGAGCATCCTCAGGGGTCACGACGTCTGAACCCAACCCTGTTGTGGAGCAGGTCAAGGCTGAACCCCCTGATGAG TTGGAAACCCTGGAAACAATTCTCGGAGGCCGCAGGAATTCCAGCTCCGGGTTTAATCCCGAACCGGACTCCGGAGCAGGAAAAGAAGGGGGAAATGGCCCAAACAGTTTCCATG ATGTGGAGAGAGGAGCCATGCTGCCTGCCCGGCGGGGGCCCCTCCAGAGGGCTCTCTCAGTGGACGCTAAACCCCTGGTTGGTGGTGGATGCCTGGCGGGGAGGAGGAACGTTCCCTGCCCCACGCTCATCAAACAGGAGAACGTGGACTCCCACATCCGGCCAGGCATGACCAACGGCTTCCCTGGACCAGGAGGCATGGGTGTGTGTCCACTACGGGGCGGTGCCGGCACAA GTATGAACAGGGGTATGGGGATGCCACAGCGGCCTCCCATGGCAGGGCAAGGTGACTGGGGGATGCCCAGGTCCAGTGGAAGTCCTATGGGTGTTCCAGGACACCCCTCAGTGGGCCGGCCAGGGATGGACTTCAACTCCAAGGGCATGATGAGAGGCCCAATGGTCATCAGGTCCAACAGTTTACCTGGCAACACCAGGTCTATGCTGCAGCAGCAACTCATAGAAATGG GTTCCAGTGAGGTGAATATGGGGATGAGTCCCTTCAGTGGGCAGGGTCCTccacctctgtccccctcctggCCTGACAGTGCAATGGGAATGGACGGACCACCAGCTACCACCAATAG GCGTCAGTTTGGGAACCCCCTGGATGAGCTCCTGGTGCCGCCCTCCACCAGCCAGGGGCAGAGTGATGAGCTGGCACTGCTGGACCAGCTGGACTCTCTGCTCAACAACACTGATGTTATCGCCCTGGAGGAGATCGACCGGGCCCTGGGCATCCCCGACCTCGTAGGACAG agtCCTGGTCCAGAGCAGCAGCCAGGTCCTAGCCCAGGACCAGACACCTCCATGGGGATGGAGCAGAAGCCCATGTATGGCCAGGGGTACCCAGGACCCCCCTCCATGGGCATGCAGTCAGCCTATGTGGCCAACCCCATGCAGGGCCAGTCCCCTTCTGGTTTCAACCCCATGAACCAGATGGGGGCTCAGGCAGGCCCAGGGGGCTTCCCTGGTATGGGGGGCATGAGTCACCCCCGCGCCAACATGAGACCCCGCATGATGAGCGCCACCAAGCCCCTCCGACTGCAGCTGCAGCAGAGACTACAGGGCCAGCAG TTCATGAACCAGACCCGTCAGGCCATGGGCATCAAGATGGAGAATGCCCCTACAGGAAACCCTGCGCCGCGGCCTGGGATGGAGCCCGGCATGGGCGGTCAG ATGATGGCTCAGCGCAGCAGAGAGATGATGACCATACAGATGAGGAGACAGCGGATGATGATGCTaatgcagcagcaacaacagcagcaacaggcTGCAGCAGGAGGCTTCAGCCCGCCACCTAACGTAACGGCCCCTGCAGGCATGGACAACCCCATGGCAGGACCACCCATGAACCAGCCAGGACAGCAGCAGTTCACCTACGGTGGAAACTATG GAATTAACCAGCAGGGAGACCCCTCGTTTGTAGGCGCAGGCAGCAACATGATGCCAGGTCGCATGGGAGGGCCTCAGAATCCTGTGATGCAACAACACCCCCAAGGCAGCCCCATGTACCAGTCAGCAGACATGAAAGGCTGGCCACAGGGTGGCATGGCACGGAACAA CTCATACCCCCAGCAGCAGTTCACCCAGCAGGGGAACCCAGGCCAGTTTGGGGGGAGCATGATGATGAATGGCTCCATGGGCGGGCCAGGCCCAGTCAGTGGTGCTGGTAGAGCACAGATGGGCCAGATGCAGGGCCAAATGCCTGGGCAAATGCAGGGGCAAATGCAGATGGGCACGAACTCCATGGGAATGGGCCGAATGCCAATGGGACCTGAACAG aaatattgcTGA